A genomic stretch from Anaerolinea thermophila UNI-1 includes:
- a CDS encoding ABC transporter permease, with amino-acid sequence MSAVSLKNNTEKAAERWSPTRDAWRRLRRHRSAQIGMIILGLMVLVAIFAPLIAPYDPVKQMQDVKRREPPCIHLLGCPAEKPEHIFGIDGNFRDLFSRVVFGSRLSLQIGFATIGFAILVGGLLGAISAYAGGWVDNLIMRIMDVLMAFPSLLLAIAIVAVLGTGLINALLAIGIVSIPRYARLVRATVLQVREMEYVQASRALGAGGLHILFLRILPNAITPLIVQGTLGIAGAIIDAAALSFLGLGAEPPTPEWGLMLGEERNSVFNAPHLVFFPGLAIMLTVLSFNLLGDGLRDALDPRLRGSVS; translated from the coding sequence AGCGCAGTCTCGCTGAAAAACAACACCGAAAAAGCCGCCGAGCGCTGGTCTCCCACCCGCGACGCCTGGCGGCGTTTGCGCCGTCACCGCTCGGCGCAGATTGGCATGATCATCCTGGGGCTGATGGTGCTGGTAGCCATTTTTGCCCCGCTGATTGCCCCTTACGACCCCGTCAAGCAGATGCAGGATGTCAAGCGCCGCGAACCGCCCTGCATCCATCTGCTGGGCTGTCCTGCCGAGAAGCCGGAACACATTTTCGGCATTGACGGCAACTTCCGCGACCTGTTCTCGCGGGTGGTGTTTGGCTCGCGGCTTTCCCTGCAGATTGGCTTTGCCACCATCGGCTTTGCCATTCTGGTAGGCGGTCTGCTGGGCGCTATCTCGGCGTATGCTGGCGGCTGGGTGGATAACCTCATCATGCGCATTATGGACGTGCTGATGGCGTTTCCCAGTCTTTTGCTTGCCATTGCCATTGTGGCGGTGCTGGGGACGGGGCTGATCAACGCCCTGCTTGCCATCGGGATTGTCTCCATCCCGCGCTATGCTCGTCTGGTGCGGGCAACCGTTCTGCAGGTGCGCGAGATGGAGTACGTGCAGGCTTCGCGCGCGCTGGGCGCAGGTGGCTTGCACATCCTCTTCCTGCGCATCCTGCCCAATGCCATCACCCCGCTCATTGTGCAGGGCACGCTGGGCATTGCCGGCGCCATCATTGACGCGGCGGCGCTGTCGTTCCTGGGATTGGGCGCCGAGCCGCCCACCCCCGAATGGGGCTTGATGCTGGGCGAGGAACGCAACAGCGTGTTCAACGCCCCGCATCTGGTCTTCTTCCCGGGGTTAGCCATCATGCTCACCGTGCTGTCGTTCAACCTGCTGGGCGACGGCTTGCGCGATGCTCTTGACCCGCGCCTGCGGGGGAGCGTTTCCTGA